In Streptomyces camelliae, the sequence TTCGGTGTCTCGGCGACGCCGGTGCGGGAGGCGATGCTCGACCTGGCCAAGGAGGGCCTGGTCGACACCGTGCCCAACAAGGGCTTCCGGGTCACGGCGGTGTCCGACCGGCAGCTGGACGAGTACACGCACATCCGGGCGCTGATCGAGATCCCCACCGTGGTGGCCCTGGCCCGCACGGCCGACCGGGTCTCGCTGGAGGCGCTGCGCCCGGCGGCCCGCGAGATCGTCACCGCGGCGCAGGCCGGTGATCTGATCGCCTACGTCGAGGCCGACACCCGCTTCCACCTCGGCCTGCTCGCCCTGGCCGGCAACGCCCATCTGGTCGAGGTGGTCGCCGACCTGCGCGGCCGCTCCCGTCTCTACGGTCTGACGGCCCTGGTGGCGGCCGGCCGGCTGCTCGCCTCGGCCGAGGAGCACCTCGAACTCCTCGACGCCCTGCTGGAGCGGGACGAGCAGGCCGTGCGCGCGGTCATGACCCGGCATC encodes:
- a CDS encoding GntR family transcriptional regulator, with amino-acid sequence MAQPENKPDTDLPALPRLGGRRSSYRERVADALRAALIAGELRPGEVYSAPSLAARFGVSATPVREAMLDLAKEGLVDTVPNKGFRVTAVSDRQLDEYTHIRALIEIPTVVALARTADRVSLEALRPAAREIVTAAQAGDLIAYVEADTRFHLGLLALAGNAHLVEVVADLRGRSRLYGLTALVAAGRLLASAEEHLELLDALLERDEQAVRAVMTRHLGHVRSLWAGGQG